In a single window of the Rhodococcus qingshengii JCM 15477 genome:
- a CDS encoding low temperature requirement protein A, translated as MTSSPTPPPVRSTAPAHYRPLSRLTARGRDETHRGVSSLELFFDLCFIVAIAQAGAQLVHAIVEGHTGDGILNYLMIFFAIWWAWMNFTWFASAYDNDDVLYRIVTLIQIAGVLVLTAGVSQAFEEHAYPVVILGYVIMRLAMTAQWLRVARSSRGPERTMALRYAIGLCQIGWLGLLILPEAGRPWVFLVMALLEMAVPLYAERAHPTPWHPHHIAERYGLLTLIVLGETIAAATVAVKSGIDEHEALGELVPIAAGGLLIIFAAWWVYFAVPIHGHLRSNRQSFLWGYGHYLIFVSGAAIGAGLEVAVEQAVGKAHLSALSASAAVTLPTALFLLTVWALHSHFYKVGIAQQSVLPVTALLVVVCTFLGHWTVLAVGLVAALAVTAGVTLTALGAGPERRRGEESAAVPAL; from the coding sequence ATGACAAGCAGCCCAACTCCGCCGCCGGTACGCTCCACGGCGCCCGCACATTACAGACCACTGAGCAGGCTCACGGCGCGAGGCCGCGACGAGACCCACCGCGGCGTCTCCTCACTGGAGCTCTTCTTCGACCTGTGCTTCATCGTGGCCATAGCCCAGGCAGGCGCCCAGTTGGTGCACGCCATAGTCGAGGGACACACGGGCGATGGGATCCTCAACTACTTGATGATCTTCTTCGCTATCTGGTGGGCGTGGATGAACTTCACGTGGTTCGCCTCGGCTTACGACAACGACGACGTGCTGTATCGGATCGTCACGCTGATCCAGATAGCCGGCGTGCTCGTCCTGACGGCAGGGGTCTCCCAGGCGTTCGAGGAACACGCGTACCCGGTCGTCATCCTGGGCTATGTGATCATGCGGCTAGCCATGACGGCGCAGTGGCTGCGCGTGGCGCGGTCGAGCCGGGGCCCCGAGCGGACGATGGCGCTGCGGTACGCCATCGGGCTGTGCCAGATCGGCTGGCTGGGGCTACTGATCCTGCCGGAGGCCGGCCGCCCGTGGGTCTTCCTGGTGATGGCGCTGCTGGAGATGGCCGTACCGCTGTATGCGGAGCGCGCCCACCCCACGCCCTGGCACCCCCACCACATCGCTGAACGGTACGGGCTGCTCACGCTCATCGTGCTCGGCGAGACCATCGCAGCGGCCACCGTCGCCGTGAAGTCGGGGATCGACGAGCACGAGGCTCTGGGTGAGTTGGTGCCCATCGCCGCCGGCGGACTGCTGATCATCTTCGCCGCCTGGTGGGTGTACTTCGCGGTGCCCATCCACGGGCACCTCCGGTCCAACCGGCAGTCCTTCCTCTGGGGTTACGGCCATTATCTGATCTTCGTCTCAGGTGCCGCGATTGGCGCCGGCCTGGAGGTGGCGGTGGAGCAGGCAGTGGGCAAGGCGCACCTTTCGGCGCTGTCGGCGTCGGCGGCGGTGACGCTGCCGACAGCGCTGTTCCTGCTCACGGTGTGGGCGCTGCACTCGCACTTCTACAAGGTAGGAATCGCCCAGCAGTCGGTGCTGCCGGTCACCGCGCTGCTGGTAGTCGTCTGTACGTTCCTGGGTCACTGGACGGTGCTCGCGGTGGGACTGGTGGCGGCGCTGGCGGTGACAGCCGGGGTGACGCTAACGGCGCTCGGGGCCGGCCCGGAGCGCCGGAGAGGCGAGGAAAGCGCCGCGGTGCCAGCTCTGTGA